A section of the Methanobacterium formicicum DSM 3637 genome encodes:
- a CDS encoding glutamate decarboxylase — protein MLSEKLDLGKIKKSERENTSTYGSRYFSESIPKYEMPEDGMPAKAAYQLIDEELNLDGNPALNLASFVTTWMEPEADQLIMNSIGKNYVDNDEYPQTSKIQDRVVNMLARLFNAPHDCKSMGTGTIGSSEAIMLGLLAHKWTWRKRREAEGKSWDKPNIVMGADVHTVWEKFAKYFDVELKLIPLKRDVYTITAEDVAREVDENTIAVGAVIGTTFTGQMDPIKEINDLLVEIKKDRGWDIPIHVDGASGGFVAPFIFPDMEWDFRLEQVKSINVSGHKYGLVYPGVGWIIFKDKSDLPEDLIFDINYLGGLMPNYSLNFSKGSSTIIAQYYNLIRLGKKGYKDIMTNMFDNTLYLAGELQNSGKFELINKNIIVPLVAVTLKEADFSVFQLSEKLREKGWIVPAYTLPADAEDVAVLRIVVKENFGRDMVEMLLEDLMDAYDALEKKGIKAGEEQDNPTLLY, from the coding sequence ATGTTATCTGAAAAACTAGATCTGGGAAAGATTAAGAAATCAGAAAGGGAAAATACCAGCACTTACGGAAGCAGATATTTCAGTGAGAGTATTCCCAAATATGAGATGCCCGAGGATGGAATGCCTGCAAAGGCCGCATATCAACTCATCGATGAGGAATTGAATCTGGATGGAAATCCAGCTTTGAACCTGGCCAGTTTTGTAACCACCTGGATGGAACCAGAAGCTGACCAGCTCATCATGAACAGTATCGGTAAAAACTATGTGGATAACGATGAATACCCACAAACCTCCAAAATCCAGGACCGGGTAGTGAACATGCTGGCCCGCCTGTTTAATGCACCTCACGACTGTAAATCCATGGGAACCGGTACCATAGGATCATCAGAGGCCATTATGCTGGGACTCCTGGCCCACAAATGGACCTGGAGAAAGCGCAGGGAAGCAGAAGGTAAGTCCTGGGATAAACCCAACATCGTGATGGGTGCCGATGTGCACACTGTCTGGGAGAAGTTCGCCAAGTATTTCGATGTGGAGTTAAAGTTAATACCCCTGAAACGGGATGTCTACACCATAACTGCTGAAGATGTGGCACGGGAAGTGGATGAAAATACCATTGCAGTGGGTGCAGTTATTGGAACCACTTTCACCGGACAGATGGATCCAATTAAAGAAATCAACGACTTACTGGTTGAAATTAAAAAAGACAGAGGATGGGACATACCCATACATGTTGATGGTGCCAGTGGCGGATTTGTAGCACCCTTCATTTTCCCGGATATGGAATGGGATTTCAGACTGGAACAGGTTAAATCCATCAATGTATCTGGACATAAATACGGCCTGGTCTATCCAGGGGTGGGATGGATAATATTCAAGGACAAATCTGACCTGCCTGAAGATCTGATATTTGATATCAACTACCTGGGAGGATTAATGCCCAACTACTCCCTGAATTTCTCCAAGGGAAGCAGTACCATAATTGCCCAGTACTACAATCTCATAAGACTCGGTAAAAAGGGTTATAAAGATATAATGACCAACATGTTCGATAACACCCTGTACCTTGCTGGAGAACTTCAAAATTCCGGTAAATTCGAGCTCATAAATAAAAACATCATTGTACCATTGGTAGCAGTAACCTTAAAGGAGGCTGATTTTTCAGTATTCCAGCTAAGTGAAAAACTCCGGGAAAAAGGATGGATTGTACCAGCTTACACCCTTCCCGCGGATGCCGAGGATGTTGCTGTTTTGAGAATAGTGGTTAAGGAGAATTTCGGTCGGGACATGGTTGAAATGCTCCTGGAAGACCTGATGGATGCTTACGATGCACTGGAAAAAAAAGGTATTAAAGCAGGAGAAGAACAGGATAATCCAACCTTACTCTATTAA